A region from the Bacillota bacterium genome encodes:
- a CDS encoding penicillin-binding protein 1A: MRARARTLLKVGALIFVFLVLVGVGAAAGILAGYLRNAPSVEDVEVRPNLPTTVYDVNGQVISKYMIENRVLVPLRDMPDHLIQAVIAVEDHNFYQHHGISVRRILGALWADIKNLSPDQGGSTITAQLARNVFLSHEKTINRKIWEALYAFQLERRYTKDEILEFYLNYVYFNHGAYGVEAASQVFFGKHVGDLTLGEAALLAGVVNGPEVFSPYKNLEASLRRRKIVLGRMVDVGYITEDQARQAAEEPVRLVGLKPRESVARYFSYMVRDYLLSKYGREMVYSGGLTVRTTLDLSMQRAAERAFASLLPTGRTETRGSTTLTYPQSALVALDADTGEIRALVGGRGEDEYNRAIRAERSPGSCIKPFVYAAAIDSGYTPATVVVDEPIEFPQYDGTVWAPQNYTKTFLGPLTLRQALEQSINVVAIKLTDALTPRKVIDYAKRMGITTLVESGPKNDVVLSLALGGLTRGVTPLELAEAYSSLANLGMKVKPYFILEVRDRNGVLLESGRPQKDIVMDERTAYILTDMMKGVITSPNGTGRRANIGRPAAGKTGTADSNTDAWFVGFTPDLVTAVWIGEDQTREMNYPKIGKIGSSLAAEVWGKFMKDALLGVPPRDFPVPSGIVQGVRVCTESGLLATDLCPPAKVTTEKFIAGTEPVAECDVHKPSPPPPPIPEPPLFPWEEWAEPERSDAAPPLH, from the coding sequence CGGAACGCCCCAAGCGTCGAGGATGTTGAGGTCCGGCCAAATCTTCCGACCACGGTTTACGACGTGAACGGGCAGGTCATCTCCAAGTACATGATCGAGAACAGGGTTCTCGTGCCCTTGCGGGACATGCCGGACCATCTGATCCAGGCCGTGATCGCAGTGGAAGACCACAACTTCTACCAGCATCACGGCATAAGTGTCCGGCGCATCCTGGGGGCACTGTGGGCAGACATCAAGAACCTCTCCCCGGACCAGGGCGGTTCCACCATCACCGCTCAGCTGGCGAGAAACGTCTTCTTATCCCACGAGAAGACCATCAACCGCAAGATCTGGGAGGCGCTCTACGCCTTTCAGCTTGAGCGGAGATACACGAAGGACGAGATTCTCGAGTTCTACCTGAATTATGTATACTTCAACCACGGCGCCTATGGTGTGGAGGCCGCCTCACAGGTCTTCTTCGGGAAGCACGTGGGCGACCTGACCCTGGGTGAGGCGGCTTTGCTCGCCGGCGTGGTGAACGGCCCTGAGGTGTTCTCACCTTACAAGAACCTTGAGGCCTCGTTACGCAGACGGAAGATAGTCCTCGGACGTATGGTGGATGTGGGCTACATTACGGAGGATCAGGCCAGGCAGGCAGCAGAGGAGCCCGTCAGGCTCGTGGGACTCAAGCCAAGAGAGTCCGTGGCCCGGTACTTCTCCTACATGGTCCGGGACTACCTGCTCTCCAAGTACGGGCGGGAGATGGTGTACAGCGGTGGCCTCACGGTCCGCACAACGCTCGACCTTTCCATGCAGCGCGCGGCGGAACGCGCTTTCGCAAGTCTTCTGCCGACAGGCCGGACAGAGACCCGAGGCTCGACCACGTTGACCTACCCACAATCGGCGCTGGTCGCTCTTGACGCGGATACCGGTGAGATCAGGGCGCTGGTCGGCGGGCGAGGTGAGGACGAGTACAACCGGGCTATCCGGGCTGAACGGTCACCCGGATCGTGCATCAAGCCTTTTGTATATGCGGCCGCAATCGACAGCGGGTATACCCCGGCGACCGTCGTCGTTGATGAACCTATTGAGTTTCCGCAGTATGATGGCACAGTCTGGGCTCCGCAGAACTACACCAAGACTTTCCTCGGGCCCCTCACCTTGAGGCAGGCACTCGAGCAGTCCATCAACGTAGTCGCCATCAAGCTCACGGACGCCCTGACTCCAAGGAAGGTAATTGACTACGCCAAGCGGATGGGTATCACTACTCTCGTCGAATCCGGCCCCAAGAACGACGTAGTCCTTTCGCTTGCACTCGGCGGCCTGACAAGGGGAGTCACTCCCCTAGAGCTCGCGGAGGCGTACAGCAGCCTTGCGAACCTCGGGATGAAGGTCAAGCCCTATTTCATCCTGGAGGTCCGGGACAGGAACGGAGTCCTGCTCGAATCCGGGAGGCCCCAGAAAGACATCGTGATGGACGAGCGGACTGCTTACATCCTCACGGACATGATGAAGGGCGTGATCACGTCCCCGAACGGAACCGGGCGAAGAGCCAACATCGGCAGGCCCGCGGCCGGCAAGACCGGCACTGCAGACAGTAACACTGATGCCTGGTTCGTCGGGTTCACGCCGGATCTGGTGACTGCAGTCTGGATCGGCGAAGACCAGACTCGGGAGATGAACTACCCCAAGATCGGAAAGATAGGGTCCAGCCTGGCCGCAGAGGTCTGGGGGAAGTTCATGAAGGATGCGCTCTTGGGGGTCCCCCCCAGGGACTTCCCAGTTCCCTCAGGTATAGTTCAAGGGGTTCGGGTGTGCACCGAGTCCGGCCTTCTTGCAACAGACCTATGCCCCCCTGCCAAGGTGACAACTGAGAAGTTCATAGCAGGCACGGAGCCGGTGGCCGAATGCGACGTCCACAAGCCTTCTCCACCGCCTCCCCCGATCCCCGAGCCCCCTCTCTTCCCGTGGGAGGAGTGGGCCGAGCCGGAACGCTCCGACGCTGCGCCGCCGCTGCACTGA